A genomic segment from Nitrospira lenta encodes:
- a CDS encoding helix-turn-helix domain-containing protein — MNNPTTASIVTQANTTDGEILTVQEVARFLRVPKSTVYKLARVGELPASKIGKHWRFLRRDIHDWMHSRSQAA; from the coding sequence ATGAATAATCCTACGACCGCATCAATCGTGACCCAGGCAAACACAACGGATGGCGAGATCTTAACGGTCCAGGAAGTGGCGCGCTTTCTTCGTGTGCCCAAGTCCACCGTCTATAAGCTCGCGCGTGTCGGCGAATTGCCGGCATCGAAGATCGGGAAGCATTGGCGCTTCCTGCGACGCGACATCCATGACTGGATGCACAGTCGCTCACAAGCCGCATAG
- a CDS encoding protein phosphatase CheZ — protein MTSRAHVNTPAPSQSLDDDIDAENPDTALYEKLGELTRFIDKTIKTISQFSAPMSATSEQLPDATAHLRDLRKLTEDGTHTIMQLVETVTDNHKRVFAQMDALAQHLTGDEAAALASIRAGIKKDDKPLIDIITALSFQDLVAQRVNKLVTIVEEVEHKLLELVVVFGPYTKGAGKEETGKASEMLKQLEASKNTSMNQDVADEILKQFGFN, from the coding sequence ATGACTTCACGAGCACATGTGAATACCCCTGCTCCTTCACAGAGCCTGGACGACGACATTGATGCCGAGAATCCGGACACGGCGCTCTACGAGAAACTTGGTGAATTGACCCGCTTTATCGATAAGACGATCAAGACCATCTCGCAGTTCAGCGCCCCGATGAGTGCGACCTCAGAACAGCTCCCCGATGCGACTGCGCATCTGCGCGATCTGCGCAAGCTGACGGAAGACGGCACCCATACGATCATGCAGCTGGTTGAAACAGTCACGGACAATCACAAGCGCGTCTTCGCTCAAATGGATGCCCTGGCTCAGCACCTGACCGGCGATGAAGCGGCAGCCCTCGCATCCATCCGCGCGGGAATAAAAAAGGACGACAAGCCGCTCATCGATATCATCACCGCCTTGTCGTTCCAGGACCTCGTGGCCCAGCGCGTCAACAAGCTCGTGACCATCGTCGAGGAAGTCGAGCACAAGCTGCTCGAACTCGTCGTCGTCTTCGGCCCCTACACCAAAGGCGCCGGCAAAGAAGAAACCGGGAAGGCATCGGAAATGCTGAAACAGTTGGAAGCGTCGAAGAATACCTCGATGAATCAGGATGTCGCGGACGAGATTTTGAAGCAGTTCGGATTTAATTGA
- a CDS encoding P-loop NTPase has protein sequence MATIVSIASGKGGVGKSVVSANLALLLAKHGHRVVLADLDVGGADSHILFGLLNPPLTLTDFLNRRVATLSEIAQPLSVHKNLRIIPGTGDTLATANMPYSKKKRLIKNFQELDTDVIVADIGAGTSYHALDFFLMADHHVAVATPDPTSVLDLYRFIKLAAIRRVLSSFLARDAMAEALSDRDFSSVEEVLDVAGKTDEAGRVIAETSLRTFQPALILNRVAGRSRVNVLQLRKLLKEYVGGDLTLLGEIPDDPAMERAVRSYLPVTELEPAAPAAVALGRIADTLRQRIQDASAKAA, from the coding sequence ATGGCCACGATCGTCTCGATCGCATCGGGAAAAGGAGGAGTCGGCAAGAGTGTGGTGTCGGCGAACCTCGCGCTCTTGTTGGCCAAGCACGGGCACCGCGTGGTCTTGGCCGACCTCGATGTAGGCGGCGCGGATAGTCACATTCTGTTCGGTCTCCTGAATCCTCCGCTGACGTTGACCGATTTTCTGAATCGTCGCGTCGCCACGCTGTCGGAAATTGCCCAGCCCTTGTCCGTACATAAGAACCTCCGCATCATTCCTGGCACCGGCGACACGCTGGCCACGGCCAACATGCCCTATTCGAAGAAAAAGCGGCTGATCAAAAACTTCCAGGAATTGGATACTGACGTCATTGTCGCGGATATCGGCGCCGGAACCAGTTATCATGCGCTCGATTTCTTTCTCATGGCTGATCACCATGTCGCGGTGGCCACGCCTGACCCGACCTCAGTCTTGGACCTCTATCGCTTTATCAAGCTGGCGGCGATTCGCCGTGTGCTGTCGTCGTTTCTGGCCCGGGATGCGATGGCCGAGGCATTGTCGGATCGCGATTTCAGCAGCGTCGAAGAAGTATTAGATGTGGCGGGCAAGACGGATGAAGCGGGACGAGTGATCGCTGAGACCTCATTGCGGACGTTTCAACCGGCCCTGATTTTGAATCGTGTCGCCGGTCGCTCGCGGGTCAATGTCTTGCAGCTTCGGAAACTCTTGAAGGAGTATGTCGGCGGCGACCTGACGCTTCTGGGGGAAATTCCCGACGATCCCGCCATGGAACGGGCGGTGCGCAGCTATCTTCCTGTGACCGAACTGGAGCCGGCAGCCCCCGCCGCCGTGGCGCTCGGACGCATTGCCGACACGTTGCGGCAACGCATTCAGGATGCTTCCGCGAAGGCCGCCTAG
- a CDS encoding chemotaxis protein CheA: MDDETQEILNDFLTETTEMIDGLDQKFVELETQPDNKDLLNEIFRAMHSMKGSAGFLGFNHLVDVTHRAESILNKLRQGEMAVVPEIITVILETVDTVKMIMAEIRSSGTDVKIPVEAMSQKLDDILAGKFSAATATPPAPPAAQAPEPVSAPPAAAAPPPQLGEILVTEGLATKEQVFDALTEQSKQPDPKQPLGELLIQAKAISEKALDQALQKQEKHPKAEEDATIRVETRRLDSVMNLVGELVLGRNRLIKIGGVLEQTHETDPQVRALSETLTQLNLVTTDLQLAVMKTRMLPIKKVMAKLPRMVRDLSAKLGKQVRLETHGEETELDKSVADEIGDPLVHLVRNAIDHGIEMPTERHAARKPSEGVLRIAASQEGNSIVIRIQDDGKGIALSKIKAKALSKGLISEAELATMEPREVVNLVFLPGFSTAEKVTDVSGRGVGMDVVRTNIRKMNGTVEIESEEGKGSLITIKLPLTIAIIQALMVEVERATFAIPLSSVIEAVRISKSEIKTINGREVLHLRDRVLPLLRLAKEFEIPTDKERDRFYVVVAALGDRRIGVVVDELRSQEEVVIKSIWEYLDSIKGISGATITGEGKVVLILDISELVENAQAWHASAMVA, from the coding sequence ATGGACGATGAAACACAGGAAATACTCAACGACTTTCTGACCGAAACGACGGAAATGATCGACGGACTCGATCAGAAGTTCGTCGAGCTTGAAACCCAGCCGGACAATAAAGATCTTCTCAACGAGATCTTCCGGGCCATGCACAGCATGAAAGGCTCAGCCGGCTTTTTGGGATTCAATCATCTCGTCGATGTGACCCACCGGGCAGAAAGCATTCTCAATAAACTTCGGCAAGGGGAAATGGCGGTCGTTCCGGAAATCATCACGGTCATTCTCGAAACCGTCGATACCGTCAAGATGATCATGGCCGAGATCCGCTCTTCCGGGACGGACGTCAAGATTCCGGTGGAGGCGATGTCGCAAAAGCTCGATGATATTCTGGCCGGCAAGTTCAGCGCGGCGACGGCTACTCCCCCAGCGCCTCCGGCAGCCCAGGCGCCGGAACCCGTATCGGCACCGCCAGCGGCGGCGGCTCCGCCCCCACAGTTGGGAGAAATTCTCGTCACCGAGGGCCTGGCGACCAAAGAACAGGTCTTCGATGCCTTGACGGAACAATCCAAGCAACCTGACCCCAAGCAACCGCTTGGAGAATTGCTCATTCAGGCGAAAGCCATCTCCGAAAAGGCGCTCGATCAAGCCTTACAGAAGCAAGAGAAGCACCCCAAGGCGGAAGAGGATGCCACGATCCGTGTGGAAACGAGACGGCTCGATTCCGTCATGAATCTCGTCGGTGAATTGGTCCTCGGAAGAAATCGCCTCATCAAGATCGGCGGAGTGCTTGAGCAAACGCACGAAACAGATCCGCAGGTCCGCGCGCTCAGTGAAACGCTCACACAGCTGAACCTCGTGACGACCGACTTGCAACTCGCCGTCATGAAGACGCGCATGCTGCCGATCAAAAAAGTGATGGCCAAACTGCCCCGCATGGTACGAGACCTGTCTGCGAAGCTCGGCAAGCAAGTCAGGCTGGAAACGCACGGAGAAGAAACGGAACTCGACAAGTCAGTGGCCGACGAAATCGGCGATCCGCTCGTCCACTTGGTCCGCAATGCCATCGATCACGGTATCGAAATGCCGACTGAACGCCATGCCGCCAGAAAACCCAGTGAGGGAGTTCTGCGCATTGCCGCCAGCCAGGAAGGCAACAGCATCGTCATCCGCATCCAGGACGACGGCAAAGGGATTGCGCTCAGCAAGATCAAAGCCAAAGCGCTATCGAAAGGCCTTATCAGCGAAGCCGAGCTGGCGACGATGGAGCCACGGGAAGTCGTCAACTTGGTATTCCTGCCGGGATTCAGCACGGCGGAAAAAGTCACGGATGTCTCCGGCCGCGGCGTCGGCATGGATGTCGTACGGACGAACATTCGCAAGATGAACGGCACGGTGGAGATCGAATCCGAAGAAGGCAAGGGCAGTCTCATCACGATCAAGCTGCCGCTGACCATCGCCATCATTCAAGCGCTCATGGTCGAAGTAGAACGAGCCACGTTTGCCATTCCCTTGAGTTCGGTCATCGAGGCGGTGCGAATTTCCAAATCTGAAATCAAAACCATCAACGGACGGGAGGTCTTACACCTTCGCGACCGAGTCCTTCCGCTGTTGCGTCTGGCCAAGGAGTTTGAAATTCCAACGGACAAGGAGCGCGACCGGTTCTACGTGGTGGTCGCCGCGCTCGGGGATCGCCGGATCGGCGTCGTCGTTGATGAATTGCGCTCGCAGGAAGAAGTCGTGATCAAGTCCATTTGGGAATATCTGGACAGTATCAAAGGCATTTCCGGCGCCACGATTACCGGCGAAGGAAAAGTCGTACTCATTCTGGATATTTCAGAGCTCGTGGAGAACGCCCAAGCCTGGCATGCCTCCGCCATGGTGGCTTAG
- a CDS encoding chemotaxis protein, which produces MSTLINEIDARTRLAGANQMELLLFHLGTGEVFGINVFKVREVMKLPPLTRVPEADSRVLGMANIRGTMVPVIALRRALGLGEQDVDLTKPECKENGILIITEYNASLQAFHVAAVDRIIRTSWSKIKTPPALVRENNKGAVTAVTMLDDSRMVLILDVEKVLSDICPRPDEEVYAGLDIRPELKSKCVLFADDSSVARTQIRKALEKMGIAFVQTTTGKEAWDYLTELAEDAVKQGLPQVNRIQLILSDIEMPDMDGFTLTKHIRSDPRLAHLPVVLHSSLTGSCNQEKGAQVGATDYVTKFDPKEFSQKLTRYIL; this is translated from the coding sequence ATGTCTACGCTGATTAATGAAATCGATGCACGCACGAGATTGGCCGGCGCCAATCAGATGGAACTGCTCTTATTCCATCTCGGCACCGGAGAAGTCTTCGGGATCAACGTGTTCAAAGTTCGTGAGGTCATGAAACTGCCGCCCTTGACCAGAGTGCCTGAAGCCGACAGCCGTGTGCTGGGGATGGCTAATATCCGCGGCACGATGGTGCCGGTCATTGCGTTGCGACGGGCCCTGGGGCTGGGCGAGCAGGATGTCGATCTGACAAAGCCCGAGTGCAAGGAAAACGGGATCCTGATCATCACCGAATACAACGCCAGCTTGCAGGCCTTTCATGTCGCGGCGGTCGACCGCATCATCCGAACGTCCTGGTCCAAAATCAAAACGCCGCCCGCCTTGGTGCGTGAAAACAACAAGGGGGCCGTCACCGCCGTTACCATGCTGGACGACAGCCGCATGGTGCTGATCCTGGATGTCGAGAAGGTGCTCAGCGATATTTGCCCGAGACCGGACGAGGAAGTCTATGCCGGCCTTGATATACGGCCAGAGTTGAAGTCGAAGTGCGTCCTCTTCGCCGACGATTCGTCCGTGGCGCGGACTCAGATCCGCAAAGCGCTCGAAAAGATGGGCATCGCCTTTGTGCAAACCACCACCGGCAAAGAAGCCTGGGACTATCTCACGGAACTGGCCGAAGATGCGGTCAAGCAAGGGCTGCCGCAGGTCAATCGCATTCAGCTGATCCTCAGTGACATTGAAATGCCCGACATGGATGGGTTTACCCTGACCAAGCACATTCGGTCCGATCCAAGACTGGCGCATCTGCCTGTCGTGCTTCACTCCTCCTTGACGGGCAGCTGCAATCAGGAAAAAGGCGCACAGGTCGGCGCCACCGACTACGTCACGAAATTCGACCCGAAAGAGTTCTCTCAAAAATTGACCCGTTACATCCTCTAG
- a CDS encoding PilZ domain-containing protein, with protein MNHTQSLKESSLAVDERREWIRVDDHLLMEYRLTSESADAPQPSTPPLTDEMIAAAVGKPTADLLARSGDALATSPLLPWIMKVDWLMEVLLRGMAHMQPDSIAIARLTEVNISGGGISFVSPRPFQPSDLLTLKLILPPFTPVNTTAKVIRTSPLTGAPGYLIATQYVELAPDEQEHIIRHIIQTQAERLRARRASA; from the coding sequence ATGAATCACACCCAGTCGCTCAAAGAATCTTCTCTCGCCGTCGATGAACGCCGGGAGTGGATCCGTGTCGACGACCATCTTTTGATGGAGTACCGCCTGACGAGCGAATCAGCCGACGCCCCTCAGCCGAGTACGCCGCCGCTGACCGACGAGATGATTGCGGCTGCCGTCGGCAAACCGACCGCCGATCTGCTTGCGCGCTCAGGCGATGCGCTGGCGACGTCTCCCTTGCTTCCGTGGATCATGAAAGTGGATTGGTTGATGGAGGTACTGCTGCGCGGCATGGCGCATATGCAGCCTGACAGTATCGCCATCGCGCGACTCACCGAGGTAAATATCAGCGGGGGAGGAATCAGTTTCGTCTCACCGCGACCATTCCAACCGTCGGACCTCTTGACGCTGAAGCTGATTCTTCCGCCCTTCACTCCCGTCAACACCACTGCGAAGGTCATTCGCACGTCACCGCTGACCGGAGCACCCGGCTACCTCATCGCCACACAGTACGTCGAACTGGCCCCAGATGAGCAAGAGCATATTATCCGCCACATTATTCAGACACAGGCAGAACGGCTCCGAGCCAGACGCGCCAGTGCTTGA
- the fliD gene encoding flagellar filament capping protein FliD: protein MATISFGGLGNGLDFGKVVEQLVKVAHLPVDSLNEKKGALSSKSTDYATLSTKLIGLQSAADKLRLSTSFDRTTTSVSDTSALSAVGSSTATSGTYAIKVTQLAQSNQITNKAAKTVAATTTDIVAGASGTFTFKIGSGVDQTVTLSDTATLEDLKSAINDLGAGATASIINTGSDTTPAYRLVLTSATTGASNGITIVADNTTLDFTNGSGTGGVDTLQAAQDAIAIVGDPALNPVTVTRSTNAISDAIAGVTLTLLKTTGTSTVQVNVSRDVTAVKDNIKGLATAYNEVLKYINERTTYDVATKKGGNFFGEPTVRGILSQIRTALSASIPGAGSLNTLGNLGFKTDREGTITVDEAKLDTALSASYSSVRTLFVSQTGSAGVAQLLNTAIDSLTNVASGQLTLRKNGIAKQITSLSADILRKEDAVAKYEERLKAQYASLDGLLRRLQSQTSSLQSNSSSGN, encoded by the coding sequence ATGGCAACCATCAGCTTTGGCGGTCTGGGGAACGGACTTGATTTCGGGAAAGTGGTTGAACAACTAGTCAAGGTCGCACACTTGCCGGTTGACAGCCTGAACGAAAAAAAAGGCGCCCTCAGTTCAAAGTCGACCGACTACGCGACCTTGAGCACCAAACTGATCGGCCTCCAGAGCGCTGCGGATAAGCTGCGGCTCTCGACCTCATTTGACCGGACCACGACAAGCGTGTCCGATACCAGTGCGTTGAGCGCCGTCGGCTCCTCCACTGCCACATCGGGCACGTACGCGATCAAGGTCACTCAGCTCGCGCAGTCCAATCAAATCACGAACAAAGCCGCCAAAACCGTGGCCGCGACGACGACCGATATCGTCGCAGGAGCCTCAGGCACCTTCACCTTCAAAATCGGCAGCGGAGTCGATCAAACGGTGACGCTCAGCGACACGGCAACGCTGGAAGATCTCAAAAGCGCGATTAACGATCTCGGCGCCGGTGCAACGGCTTCGATTATCAATACCGGATCGGATACGACTCCGGCCTATCGGCTCGTCCTCACATCCGCCACCACAGGCGCGTCCAACGGCATCACCATCGTGGCCGACAATACGACGCTGGATTTCACAAACGGCAGCGGAACCGGCGGCGTCGATACGCTGCAAGCCGCTCAAGATGCCATTGCCATTGTCGGAGACCCGGCGCTCAACCCTGTTACCGTGACACGGAGCACCAATGCCATCTCCGATGCCATTGCCGGCGTCACGCTCACGTTATTGAAGACCACTGGAACATCGACCGTTCAGGTCAATGTGAGCCGCGATGTCACCGCGGTGAAAGACAACATCAAAGGGTTGGCGACCGCCTATAACGAAGTCCTCAAATACATCAATGAGCGCACGACCTACGATGTGGCCACGAAAAAGGGCGGAAACTTCTTCGGAGAACCGACCGTTCGCGGAATCCTTTCCCAGATTCGCACGGCGCTCTCCGCCTCGATCCCCGGCGCGGGATCTCTGAATACCCTCGGAAATCTGGGATTCAAGACGGATCGAGAGGGAACCATCACCGTCGATGAAGCAAAGCTCGATACCGCATTGAGCGCCAGTTACAGCAGTGTCCGGACCTTGTTTGTCAGTCAAACAGGAAGCGCCGGGGTCGCCCAGTTGCTCAATACGGCAATCGACTCGCTGACCAACGTGGCATCCGGTCAATTGACGCTCCGAAAGAACGGCATCGCCAAACAGATTACCAGTCTGTCCGCAGACATTCTGAGAAAAGAAGACGCGGTCGCCAAGTACGAAGAGCGGCTCAAAGCCCAATATGCGTCACTGGATGGTCTGCTCAGGCGCCTCCAGAGCCAAACCTCTTCACTTCAATCGAATTCGTCCAGCGGAAACTGA
- a CDS encoding flagellar protein FlaG: MITSVTGKADLLTTPARGGEPDHAAAKQPTVARTQSDTEKTPTSPIDRTTLEQAVAKVSEDVQAQDTNLKFEVDDSTERVIVKVIATDSGKVIRELPPKEVVELAKFFDKSKGILLKKEA, translated from the coding sequence ATGATTACATCGGTAACCGGCAAAGCAGATCTCCTGACCACACCCGCCCGCGGGGGTGAACCGGATCATGCAGCGGCGAAACAGCCGACTGTCGCACGGACGCAATCTGATACCGAGAAAACGCCAACCTCCCCGATTGATCGCACGACACTCGAACAGGCGGTGGCCAAGGTCAGTGAAGACGTACAGGCACAAGACACGAATTTGAAGTTTGAAGTCGATGATTCCACGGAGCGCGTGATTGTCAAAGTGATTGCCACGGACTCAGGCAAAGTGATCCGTGAATTGCCACCGAAAGAGGTGGTCGAATTGGCAAAGTTTTTTGACAAATCGAAAGGCATCCTTCTCAAGAAAGAGGCGTAA
- the fliS gene encoding flagellar export chaperone FliS: MVAQYAQQYQQTQILTSSRVQIVVLLYDAAIQSIELTRRAIETNNYRDKARFIGRAISIVGELDSVLDYEQGGEIAKSLHRLYDYMLSELVEANAKHVSARLDGPARCLTTLREAWREVAAQQQAPLALAR, encoded by the coding sequence ATGGTCGCACAATACGCCCAGCAGTATCAGCAGACGCAAATCCTCACCTCTTCTCGGGTACAAATCGTGGTCTTACTCTATGATGCTGCGATTCAATCCATCGAATTGACACGCCGCGCCATCGAGACCAACAACTACCGCGATAAAGCCCGATTCATCGGCCGTGCCATCTCCATTGTAGGAGAACTCGACAGTGTACTGGATTATGAGCAGGGCGGGGAGATCGCGAAGTCATTGCATCGACTCTACGACTACATGCTGAGCGAACTGGTGGAAGCCAATGCCAAGCATGTGAGTGCTCGGCTCGATGGACCAGCCCGATGCCTCACCACCTTGCGGGAAGCCTGGAGAGAGGTCGCGGCGCAGCAGCAGGCCCCGCTGGCGCTCGCCCGATAA
- a CDS encoding GGDEF domain-containing protein: MPVAKRDCTLITGRTADVQAIVYQAGARAADTLAFLKAMAARQSDLCIILVGRNQKPDTVAQFLRNGAFDYVNWPCSLSRLTDSLTSGLTNRQIFLEVRNLSGDLATANQSLAHERDTLKQFNQRLAGLNQLTQALARSLQPEDVVQALFTGVPALIGADLIGLVRTNPEHVWTWSKDGNQEREQALNAQLLGRLGRAPQRVTAGATTLRLVGSHPMPSIRSDDALLALPQPDAHAMHDIPLAIGPHAIGVLHVQRAGSQPFTEDEQQLLATIGTSLSLTLRNADAHQDLHDMALRDPLTGVFNRRALDEPLMRELKAGLRYGAPACLAILDLDYFKTVNDRLGHTAGDLVLRELASLMTDTVRDVDMVGRYGGEEFAIILPHTSIEQAQPLAERLRNLIETHAFDVEDGTVRLTASIGIAEVCNPAIASVEDWVNAADTALYHAKAQGRNRVVVHAPVPLAPVQAATLCVAA; this comes from the coding sequence GTGCCCGTCGCAAAACGAGACTGCACACTCATCACCGGCCGCACCGCGGATGTCCAGGCTATCGTGTATCAAGCGGGCGCGCGCGCGGCAGACACGCTGGCTTTCCTCAAGGCCATGGCCGCTCGACAAAGTGACCTCTGTATTATTCTCGTCGGACGGAACCAGAAACCGGACACGGTCGCGCAGTTTCTTCGCAACGGGGCCTTCGATTATGTCAATTGGCCCTGTTCCCTCTCGCGCCTGACCGACTCTCTGACCAGTGGGCTCACCAACCGCCAAATCTTTTTGGAAGTCCGCAACCTCTCCGGAGATCTCGCCACCGCCAATCAATCGCTGGCCCATGAGCGCGATACTCTCAAACAATTCAATCAACGCTTGGCCGGACTCAATCAATTGACGCAAGCGCTGGCCAGATCCTTACAGCCCGAAGATGTCGTTCAAGCCCTCTTTACCGGCGTCCCCGCACTCATCGGGGCAGACCTGATTGGTTTAGTCCGCACAAATCCGGAACACGTGTGGACGTGGTCGAAGGACGGCAATCAGGAACGGGAACAGGCCCTCAACGCCCAACTACTCGGACGGCTTGGACGAGCGCCGCAGCGAGTCACAGCAGGAGCGACGACCTTGCGCCTGGTCGGATCGCATCCCATGCCGTCGATAAGAAGCGACGATGCCCTTCTTGCGCTCCCGCAGCCGGACGCCCACGCGATGCACGACATTCCGCTGGCGATCGGACCGCACGCCATCGGGGTGCTCCACGTTCAACGAGCGGGATCCCAGCCCTTCACAGAAGACGAACAGCAGTTGTTGGCAACCATCGGCACGTCACTCTCCCTCACGTTGCGGAATGCCGATGCCCACCAGGATCTCCACGACATGGCTTTGCGAGACCCTCTGACGGGCGTCTTCAACCGTCGTGCCCTCGATGAACCCTTGATGCGTGAATTGAAGGCGGGCCTCCGCTACGGAGCGCCGGCTTGCCTGGCGATTCTGGATCTCGACTACTTTAAAACCGTGAACGACCGCTTAGGGCACACGGCCGGCGATCTGGTATTGCGGGAGCTGGCCTCGTTGATGACCGACACGGTGCGCGACGTCGATATGGTCGGCCGGTACGGGGGAGAGGAATTTGCCATCATCCTGCCCCATACCTCAATCGAGCAGGCTCAGCCCTTAGCCGAGCGCCTGCGCAACCTCATTGAAACCCATGCATTCGACGTCGAAGACGGCACGGTGCGGTTGACGGCCAGCATTGGAATCGCCGAAGTGTGCAACCCGGCCATTGCCTCGGTTGAAGATTGGGTCAATGCAGCCGATACGGCTCTCTACCACGCGAAGGCGCAGGGGCGTAATCGCGTGGTCGTCCATGCGCCAGTTCCACTCGCTCCGGTTCAGGCGGCCACGCTCTGCGTCGCCGCCTAA
- the cheY gene encoding chemotaxis response regulator CheY yields the protein MPADLNMKILVVDDMSTMRRIVKNILKQLGFSNMEEAENGQEALQKLRAEPFGFVVSDWNMPVMPGIEMLRAIRADEKLKHIPVLMVTAEAQKENLIEAIQAGVNNYVVKPFTAETMQEKINKIFNK from the coding sequence ATGCCAGCAGATCTCAACATGAAGATTCTCGTCGTCGATGACATGTCCACCATGCGTCGCATCGTCAAAAACATTCTCAAGCAACTGGGCTTTTCCAACATGGAAGAAGCCGAGAACGGGCAGGAGGCGCTGCAAAAGTTGCGGGCCGAGCCGTTCGGCTTTGTCGTATCGGATTGGAACATGCCGGTCATGCCGGGCATCGAGATGCTGCGCGCCATTCGGGCGGACGAAAAGTTGAAGCATATCCCGGTCCTCATGGTGACGGCCGAAGCGCAGAAAGAGAATCTCATCGAAGCCATCCAAGCAGGCGTCAACAATTACGTCGTCAAGCCGTTCACGGCGGAAACCATGCAGGAGAAGATCAATAAGATCTTCAACAAATAG
- a CDS encoding CheR family methyltransferase, with amino-acid sequence MGSPVTKAEAENSKRGMDAETFKLLREFIYEQTGITFQENQKYLLESRLASRLKEHKLATYADYVNYLRFDTYRDRELVSLYGLITTNETYFYRDQPQLDSFIKTVIPAVMEANKASRQIRIWSAACSSGDEPYTLALMLSDYAPLVNWNIEILATDISEPILKMASAGVYTAHALRHVPPHLKTRHFNAQGENFAISSTIKSRVKFMNLNLYDRPRLKLVRGIDIVFCRNCLIYFDEKAKHQIAIDIAGALKPNGYLIIGFSESLTKMSDVLRSQHIGRAVVYQKI; translated from the coding sequence ATGGGCAGTCCAGTCACAAAAGCAGAAGCGGAAAACAGCAAGCGAGGCATGGATGCCGAGACCTTCAAGCTGCTGCGGGAATTTATCTACGAACAGACAGGGATCACCTTTCAGGAGAACCAGAAATATCTTCTGGAGAGCCGCCTCGCATCCCGTCTCAAGGAACACAAACTCGCGACCTATGCCGACTATGTCAACTATCTCCGCTTCGATACGTATCGCGACCGGGAGCTGGTCTCGCTCTATGGCCTGATCACTACGAACGAGACCTATTTCTACCGGGATCAACCGCAGCTCGACTCGTTCATCAAGACCGTGATCCCGGCCGTCATGGAAGCGAATAAAGCGTCCCGACAGATCCGGATCTGGAGCGCCGCCTGCTCATCGGGCGATGAGCCGTACACCCTGGCCTTGATGCTGTCGGACTACGCGCCGCTGGTGAACTGGAATATTGAAATCCTGGCCACGGACATCAGTGAACCGATCCTGAAGATGGCCAGCGCGGGCGTCTACACCGCGCACGCCTTGCGTCATGTCCCGCCGCATCTCAAGACCCGGCATTTCAATGCGCAAGGGGAGAACTTCGCTATTTCTTCAACGATCAAAAGCCGGGTGAAGTTCATGAATCTCAATCTCTATGACCGCCCGCGCCTCAAGTTGGTGCGAGGCATCGATATCGTGTTCTGCCGGAATTGCCTGATCTATTTCGATGAGAAAGCGAAACATCAGATTGCGATCGATATCGCGGGCGCGCTTAAACCCAACGGCTATCTGATCATCGGTTTTTCAGAATCCCTGACCAAGATGAGCGATGTGCTCCGGTCACAACACATCGGCCGCGCGGTCGTCTATCAGAAAATATAA